The following proteins are co-located in the bacterium genome:
- a CDS encoding SAM-dependent methyltransferase, with the protein MVRQSNNLEQWVKCTPRHIIDFIVAAVDPKKDETIRDPAYGTAGFLISAYKHIFKQHGIPLNPPLIKGESSKATGGFKSLTCLFIPYLIGVISIL; encoded by the coding sequence ATGGTTAGGCAAAGTAACAATCTTGAACAGTGGGTTAAGTGCACTCCGCGCCATATTATTGATTTTATTGTGGCGGCGGTTGACCCGAAGAAAGACGAAACGATTCGTGATCCTGCTTACGGAACGGCTGGATTTTTGATTTCCGCTTATAAACATATTTTCAAACAACATGGAATCCCCCTTAATCCCCCTTTGATAAAGGGGGAAAGTAGCAAAGCCACAGGGGGATTTAAATCGCTTACTTGTTTATTTATTCCTTACCTGATTGGAGTGATAAGTATCTTG